Proteins co-encoded in one Capnocytophaga ochracea DSM 7271 genomic window:
- the rplK gene encoding 50S ribosomal protein L11, with the protein MAKEVSKVVKLQARGGQANPSPPIGPALGAAGVNIMEFCKQFNARTQDKQGKVLPVVITVYKDKSFDFVIKTAPAAVQLLEAAKVKGGSGEPNRKKVASITWEQVRAIAEDKMPDLSAFTIESAMSMVAGTARSMGITVTGEKPF; encoded by the coding sequence ATGGCAAAAGAAGTTAGTAAAGTAGTTAAACTACAAGCTCGGGGAGGTCAAGCGAATCCTTCGCCACCAATTGGACCCGCATTAGGTGCTGCCGGTGTTAATATTATGGAGTTCTGCAAGCAGTTCAACGCACGTACGCAGGACAAACAAGGGAAAGTACTTCCTGTGGTTATCACCGTTTACAAAGACAAGTCATTCGACTTTGTTATCAAGACTGCGCCTGCTGCTGTTCAGCTATTGGAAGCCGCTAAGGTTAAAGGAGGTTCCGGAGAGCCAAACCGTAAGAAAGTAGCAAGTATCACTTGGGAACAAGTGAGAGCAATTGCAGAAGACAAAATGCCGGATTTGAGTGCATTTACAATTGAATCTGCAATGAGTATGGTTGCTGGTACGGCACGTTCAATGGGTATTACAGTAACTGGAGAAAAACCTTTTTAA
- the rplA gene encoding 50S ribosomal protein L1 codes for MAKLTKKHKEALAKVDRNKLYSLKEASALLKEITYTKFDASVDIAVRLGVDPRKANQMVRGVVTLPHGTGKDVRVLALVTPEKEAEAKAAGADYVGLDEYLQKIKDGWTDVDVIVTMPAVMGKLGPLGRVLGPRGLMPNPKTGTVTMEIGKAVQEVKSGKIDFRVDKTGIVHASIGKISFTADKIVDNANELIQTLIKMKPTAAKGTYMKSIYLSSTMSPSIAVDTKTV; via the coding sequence ATGGCAAAATTAACAAAGAAACACAAAGAAGCTCTTGCAAAAGTTGATAGAAACAAACTCTATTCATTAAAAGAGGCTTCAGCATTACTCAAAGAAATCACTTACACTAAATTTGATGCTTCTGTGGACATTGCAGTGCGTTTAGGGGTAGACCCACGTAAAGCAAACCAAATGGTGCGAGGCGTAGTTACGCTTCCTCACGGAACAGGTAAAGACGTGCGAGTGCTTGCCTTAGTAACTCCAGAGAAAGAAGCAGAAGCTAAAGCTGCTGGAGCTGATTATGTAGGGCTTGATGAATATCTACAAAAGATAAAAGATGGCTGGACAGATGTAGACGTAATCGTTACTATGCCAGCAGTAATGGGTAAGTTAGGTCCTTTAGGACGAGTATTGGGTCCTCGAGGCTTGATGCCAAACCCTAAAACTGGTACTGTTACTATGGAAATCGGGAAAGCTGTACAAGAAGTAAAGTCTGGTAAAATCGACTTCCGCGTAGACAAAACAGGTATCGTTCACGCCTCTATCGGTAAAATATCCTTCACTGCCGATAAGATTGTAGACAACGCCAATGAGTTAATTCAAACATTAATAAAGATGAAACCTACCGCTGCTAAGGGTACGTATATGAAATCGATTTATCTTTCATCTACTATGAGCCCAAGTATTGCAGTAGATACTAAAACAGTTTAA
- the rplJ gene encoding 50S ribosomal protein L10, which produces MTREEKSLVIDNLTAQLAESNVIYVTDLTGLNAQDTSALRRACFKANIKLAVVKNTLLAKAMEVSEKEFGELPTILKGNTSLMYAEVGNAPAKLIKEFRKKSEKPILKGAYVDTAVFIGDNQLDALSALKSKNEVIGEIIGLLQSPAKNVVSALKSGGGKLAGIIKTLSEK; this is translated from the coding sequence ATGACAAGAGAAGAAAAATCATTAGTAATAGATAATTTAACTGCACAGTTAGCTGAAAGTAATGTTATTTATGTAACAGATTTAACTGGTTTGAATGCTCAAGACACAAGCGCATTGCGTCGTGCTTGTTTCAAAGCAAATATCAAATTGGCAGTTGTAAAGAACACTTTGCTTGCCAAAGCAATGGAAGTTTCAGAAAAAGAGTTTGGTGAATTGCCAACTATTCTTAAAGGAAATACCTCATTGATGTATGCTGAAGTAGGGAATGCTCCTGCTAAGCTCATTAAAGAGTTCCGCAAGAAATCAGAGAAACCTATCTTGAAAGGGGCATATGTAGATACAGCTGTATTTATCGGCGACAATCAATTAGACGCCTTATCAGCTCTCAAATCTAAGAACGAAGTTATTGGTGAAATCATTGGCTTGCTCCAATCACCTGCCAAGAACGTTGTTTCAGCTCTTAAATCAGGAGGAGGTAAATTGGCTGGTATCATCAAGACCTTATCTGAAAAATAA
- the rplL gene encoding 50S ribosomal protein L7/L12: MADLKKFAEQLVNLTVKEVNELAQILKDEYGIEPAAAAVAVAAGGAVAGGAAEAGAEKTEFDVFLKSAGANKLAVVKLVKDLTGLGLKEAKEVVDGAPSKVKEGVSKEEAEGLKKSLEEAGAEVELK, encoded by the coding sequence ATGGCAGATTTAAAAAAATTCGCAGAACAATTAGTAAACTTAACCGTTAAAGAAGTAAACGAGCTTGCACAAATCTTGAAAGATGAGTACGGCATTGAGCCAGCAGCCGCAGCAGTAGCAGTAGCAGCTGGAGGTGCAGTAGCTGGAGGTGCAGCAGAAGCCGGTGCTGAAAAAACAGAATTTGATGTATTCTTGAAATCAGCAGGAGCTAACAAATTAGCGGTTGTTAAATTAGTAAAAGACTTAACTGGTCTTGGACTAAAAGAAGCTAAAGAAGTAGTAGACGGCGCTCCTTCAAAAGTAAAAGAAGGTGTTTCTAAAGAAGAAGCTGAAGGGCTTAAAAAATCTTTAGAAGAAGCTGGTGCAGAAGTAGAATTGAAATAA
- the rpoB gene encoding DNA-directed RNA polymerase subunit beta, with the protein MLTNQTARVNFASVKHVPEYPDFLDIQIKSFQEFFQMETKSEDRVHEGLYHTFKENFPISDTRNQFVLEFLDYFVDPPRYTIQECIERGLTYSVPLKARLKLYCTDPEHEDFETIVQDVYLGTIPYMTASGTFVINGAERVVVSQLHRSPGVFFGQSFHANGTKLYSARIIPFKGSWIEFATDINNVMYAYIDRKKKLPVTTLFRAIGFERDKDILEIFDLAEEIKVSKTGLKKYIGRRLAARVLNTWHEDFVDEDTGEVVSIERNEIILDRDTVLDEDNIQEILEADVKTILLHKEDSQATDYTIIHNTLQKDPTNSEKEAVEHIYRQLRNAEPPDEETARGIIDKLFFSDQRYNLGDVGRYRINKKLGLDTPMEKQVLTKEDIITIVKYLIELINSKAEVDDIDHLSNRRVRTVGEQLAAQFGVGLSRMSRTIRERMNVRDNEVFTPIDLINAKTLSSVINSFFGTNQLSQFMDQTNPLAEITHKRRLSALGPGGLSRERAGFEVRDVHYTHYGRLCPIETPEGPNIGLISSLAVFSKVNGMGFIETPYHKVTNGKVDLKDMTYLTAEDEEGLKIGMANIALDDKANITEEKVVVKEDGDFPVIEPNEVQYIDVAPNQIASISASLIPFLEHDDANRALMGSNMMRQAVPLLRPEAPIVGTGLERRVASDARVLMNAEGDGTVDYVDADKIIITYDRTDEQKLVSFDADETVYNLIKFQKTNQGTCINLKPIVEKGERVKKGQVLCEGYATENGELALGRNMKVAFMPWKGYNFEDAIVISERAVREDLFTSIHIDEYALEVRDTKLGAEELTNDIPNVSEDATKDLDEYGMIRIGAEVRPGDILIGKITPKGESDPTPEEKLLRAIFGDKAGDVKDASLKASPSLYGVVIDKKLFSRAVKDKRKRSKDKEDVAQLEANYNAKFETLRSKLLEKLYSLVAEKTSEGVVNDLGEEIVPKGKKYTKKVLEGIEDYAHLTSAGWTDDKHINGLIDDLLHNYRIRENDLQGGLRRDKFTIAVGDELPAGILKLAKIYVAKKRKLKVGDKMAGRHGNKGIVARIVRDEDMPFLEDGTPVDIVLNPLGVPSRMNIGQIYETVLGWAGQKLGKKFATPIFDGASLEQINELTDEAGVPRFGHTYLYDGGTGERFDQKATVGVIYMIKLGHMIDDKMHARSIGPYSLITQQPLGGKAQFGGQRFGEMEVWALEAYGASSTLREILTVKSDDVVGRAKTYEAIVKGETMPEPGLPESFNVLMHELKGLGLDIRLEE; encoded by the coding sequence ATGCTTACGAATCAAACCGCAAGAGTGAATTTTGCTTCCGTGAAACACGTTCCTGAATACCCTGACTTCTTGGATATTCAAATCAAATCGTTTCAAGAGTTCTTTCAGATGGAGACCAAATCGGAAGACCGAGTGCACGAGGGATTGTATCATACCTTTAAAGAGAACTTTCCTATATCGGACACTCGCAACCAATTCGTATTGGAGTTTCTCGACTATTTCGTAGACCCTCCTCGCTACACTATCCAAGAATGTATAGAACGCGGTCTTACTTATAGTGTGCCTCTGAAAGCCCGATTAAAGCTTTATTGTACTGACCCCGAGCACGAAGATTTTGAAACTATCGTACAAGACGTTTATTTGGGCACAATCCCTTATATGACAGCAAGCGGAACATTCGTTATCAACGGAGCTGAGCGTGTAGTAGTATCGCAGTTACACCGTTCACCAGGGGTATTCTTCGGTCAGTCGTTTCACGCTAATGGTACTAAACTCTACTCTGCACGTATTATTCCTTTCAAAGGTTCGTGGATTGAGTTTGCTACCGATATCAACAACGTGATGTATGCCTATATCGACCGTAAGAAAAAACTCCCTGTTACAACACTCTTCCGTGCGATTGGGTTTGAACGTGATAAAGATATATTGGAAATATTCGACCTTGCAGAAGAAATAAAGGTTTCTAAAACAGGACTTAAAAAATACATCGGTCGTCGTTTGGCTGCCCGTGTGCTCAACACTTGGCACGAAGACTTCGTAGACGAAGATACCGGAGAGGTAGTATCTATCGAGCGTAATGAGATTATCCTCGACCGCGATACTGTACTCGACGAAGATAACATTCAAGAAATCTTAGAAGCTGATGTAAAGACCATTCTTCTTCACAAAGAAGATAGTCAGGCTACCGACTATACCATTATCCACAATACTTTACAAAAAGACCCTACCAACTCTGAGAAGGAAGCAGTGGAACACATTTACCGACAGTTGCGTAATGCTGAACCGCCCGATGAGGAAACTGCTCGCGGTATTATCGACAAGTTGTTCTTCTCAGACCAACGTTACAATTTGGGAGACGTAGGGCGTTACCGTATCAACAAAAAATTGGGATTGGATACCCCTATGGAAAAGCAAGTGCTTACCAAAGAGGATATCATTACCATTGTAAAATATTTGATTGAGCTCATCAACTCTAAAGCAGAGGTAGATGATATCGACCACTTGTCTAACCGCCGTGTGCGCACAGTAGGAGAGCAATTGGCAGCTCAGTTTGGCGTAGGTCTTTCTCGTATGTCGCGCACTATCCGTGAACGTATGAACGTACGTGACAACGAGGTATTTACTCCTATCGATTTGATCAATGCGAAGACCCTTTCTTCTGTAATTAACTCGTTCTTTGGTACAAACCAATTATCTCAGTTTATGGATCAAACGAATCCTTTGGCTGAGATTACTCACAAACGCCGTTTGTCCGCCTTAGGGCCTGGAGGTTTGTCGCGTGAGCGTGCGGGCTTTGAGGTGCGAGACGTACACTATACTCACTACGGACGTTTGTGCCCTATTGAAACCCCAGAAGGGCCGAATATCGGTTTGATATCTTCGTTGGCGGTATTCTCGAAGGTAAACGGTATGGGCTTTATAGAAACCCCTTATCACAAAGTTACTAATGGGAAGGTAGATCTTAAAGATATGACCTACCTCACTGCCGAAGACGAAGAAGGACTCAAAATTGGTATGGCTAATATCGCATTAGACGATAAAGCTAATATCACTGAAGAAAAAGTGGTTGTAAAAGAAGATGGTGACTTCCCTGTAATTGAACCTAACGAAGTACAATATATAGACGTTGCTCCTAACCAAATCGCTTCTATTTCGGCTTCCCTTATTCCGTTCTTGGAACACGACGACGCGAACCGTGCGTTAATGGGCTCGAATATGATGCGTCAGGCAGTACCTTTGTTAAGACCTGAAGCGCCTATCGTAGGAACAGGTTTGGAACGCCGTGTAGCTTCAGATGCCCGTGTGCTTATGAACGCAGAGGGTGATGGTACTGTTGATTATGTAGATGCTGATAAAATCATTATCACTTATGACCGTACTGATGAACAAAAATTGGTAAGCTTTGATGCTGATGAAACAGTATATAACCTTATCAAATTCCAAAAAACAAACCAAGGCACTTGTATCAACTTAAAACCGATAGTTGAAAAAGGTGAGAGAGTGAAAAAAGGTCAGGTGTTGTGTGAAGGTTATGCTACTGAAAACGGAGAGTTAGCACTCGGTCGTAATATGAAGGTAGCGTTTATGCCTTGGAAAGGTTATAACTTTGAGGACGCGATTGTGATTTCGGAACGCGCTGTACGCGAGGATTTATTCACTTCTATCCACATTGATGAATACGCTTTGGAAGTACGTGATACTAAATTGGGAGCTGAAGAGCTTACTAATGATATCCCGAACGTATCGGAAGATGCGACCAAAGATTTGGACGAATACGGTATGATTCGCATTGGAGCAGAAGTACGCCCAGGTGATATTCTTATCGGTAAGATTACTCCTAAAGGAGAATCAGACCCTACCCCTGAAGAGAAACTCCTCCGTGCTATCTTTGGTGATAAAGCAGGTGATGTGAAAGACGCTTCTCTAAAAGCTTCACCTTCACTTTACGGGGTGGTTATCGACAAGAAATTGTTTTCACGTGCAGTAAAAGACAAACGCAAACGCAGTAAAGATAAAGAAGATGTAGCACAATTAGAAGCTAATTACAACGCTAAGTTTGAAACTCTTCGCTCTAAATTATTGGAAAAACTATATAGTTTGGTGGCTGAAAAGACTTCGGAAGGAGTAGTAAACGACCTCGGTGAAGAAATTGTGCCTAAAGGTAAGAAATATACTAAGAAAGTGCTTGAAGGTATTGAGGATTATGCTCACCTTACTTCTGCAGGTTGGACTGACGATAAGCACATCAACGGTCTTATAGATGACCTTTTGCACAACTATCGCATTCGTGAAAATGACCTACAAGGAGGATTACGTCGCGATAAATTTACCATTGCTGTGGGTGACGAATTACCTGCAGGTATTCTAAAATTAGCTAAAATTTACGTGGCTAAGAAACGTAAGCTAAAAGTAGGGGATAAGATGGCAGGTCGACACGGTAACAAGGGTATCGTAGCACGTATCGTTCGCGATGAGGATATGCCATTCCTTGAAGACGGAACTCCGGTAGACATCGTGTTGAACCCTCTTGGGGTACCTTCACGTATGAACATCGGTCAGATATACGAAACTGTATTGGGTTGGGCAGGACAAAAGCTCGGCAAGAAGTTTGCAACTCCTATCTTCGATGGAGCATCGCTTGAGCAAATTAATGAGCTTACCGATGAAGCAGGCGTACCGCGTTTCGGTCATACTTATCTATACGATGGTGGTACCGGTGAACGTTTTGACCAAAAAGCCACTGTAGGGGTGATTTATATGATCAAACTCGGACATATGATTGACGATAAGATGCACGCTCGTTCTATCGGTCCGTACTCACTTATCACCCAACAGCCATTGGGAGGTAAAGCCCAATTTGGTGGACAGCGTTTTGGAGAGATGGAGGTATGGGCATTGGAGGCTTATGGAGCATCTAGTACCTTACGCGAAATCTTAACTGTAAAATCTGACGACGTAGTAGGTCGTGCCAAAACTTACGAAGCGATTGTAAAAGGTGAGACAATGCCAGAACCAGGATTGCCAGAATCTTTCAACGTATTGATGCACGAGCTCAAAGGTCTTGGATTGGATATCAGACTTGAAGAATAA
- a CDS encoding PD-(D/E)XK nuclease family protein: MEKDRMDKTKSFFMHDEKNTGRKESLVDFFLSWTLRCITNRERDYHNPKMEEYCKSITSVLLFGDAEKLSKYEIKQVKTWLQWKSIDLCAEFYLFNNETQKEEKYALLLENKVYTSIHNNQLQNYKETFERYYKDTEFNREYVFFSCKSELSDWEEKECISASYRAYTMDEVLNSAKKEKEWDWTGNTFFDEFWLSTWG; the protein is encoded by the coding sequence ATGGAGAAAGACAGAATGGACAAAACAAAATCGTTCTTTATGCACGATGAAAAAAATACAGGCAGAAAAGAAAGTTTGGTAGACTTCTTCTTATCTTGGACACTTCGTTGCATTACTAATAGAGAAAGAGATTATCATAATCCCAAAATGGAGGAATACTGCAAAAGTATAACTTCTGTACTGCTTTTTGGTGATGCTGAAAAACTAAGTAAGTACGAAATTAAGCAAGTAAAAACTTGGTTACAATGGAAAAGTATAGACCTCTGTGCAGAGTTTTACTTGTTTAACAACGAAACACAAAAGGAAGAAAAGTACGCACTCCTTCTTGAGAATAAGGTTTATACCTCTATTCACAACAACCAATTGCAAAACTATAAGGAAACTTTTGAGCGATACTATAAAGACACAGAATTCAACCGTGAATATGTATTTTTTTCTTGTAAAAGTGAACTAAGCGATTGGGAAGAAAAGGAATGCATCTCAGCAAGTTATAGGGCTTATACTATGGATGAGGTACTTAACTCAGCAAAAAAGGAAAAAGAATGGGATTGGACAGGTAATACCTTTTTTGATGAATTTTGGCTAAGCACTTGGGGATAA
- a CDS encoding DUF805 domain-containing protein, which yields MFKAPFSFKGRISRKEYVITFLISLAYYIILRAYLIDHIFESFENVNTAFLVYVLAFVPLIFFNLTQRVKRCHDCGKSGWYMLIPFYEFYLLGADGEFTDNKWGKTLRKSAIATKQDEAAKYLENMEKAQVDIFGGSKVLEKAENGDAEAQFEMGFRFFEGRSNPQSYENAFFWWEKAAAQGEARAQYNLGFCYLEGIFVDKNQEKAIEWLTKSSNNNNKKAQELLAKII from the coding sequence ATGTTTAAAGCACCATTTTCATTTAAAGGACGTATTAGTAGAAAAGAATACGTCATTACTTTTTTAATCAGTTTGGCATATTACATCATTCTGAGAGCTTACCTTATAGACCATATTTTTGAGTCTTTTGAGAATGTAAACACAGCTTTTTTAGTTTATGTATTAGCTTTTGTTCCGTTGATATTTTTTAACTTAACACAAAGAGTAAAAAGATGTCACGATTGTGGTAAATCAGGTTGGTATATGTTGATACCTTTTTATGAATTCTATCTATTGGGGGCAGATGGAGAATTCACAGATAACAAATGGGGTAAAACCTTAAGAAAATCAGCTATAGCCACTAAACAAGATGAAGCTGCTAAATACTTGGAAAATATGGAAAAAGCACAAGTAGATATTTTCGGAGGAAGCAAAGTTTTAGAAAAAGCAGAAAATGGAGATGCTGAAGCTCAATTTGAAATGGGATTCCGTTTCTTTGAAGGGAGATCTAACCCTCAATCTTATGAGAATGCTTTTTTTTGGTGGGAAAAAGCTGCTGCTCAAGGAGAAGCAAGAGCTCAATATAATTTAGGATTTTGCTACTTAGAAGGTATCTTTGTTGATAAAAACCAAGAGAAAGCTATCGAATGGCTTACCAAAAGTAGCAACAACAATAATAAAAAAGCACAAGAATTATTAGCTAAAATTATATAA
- a CDS encoding GNAT family N-acetyltransferase — MNIRPVITTDIALLQAIGKQTFYETFAETNTPEDMEQYLTTSFATSKVQQELSNPDSLFFFAEEENEVIGYLKLNFASAQTEPQDPNAMEIERIYVLKEFHGSGVGQALYQKAIEVAKERKVSYVWLGVWEKNERALRFYQKNGFVAFDTHTFVLGSDAQTDILMKLSMF; from the coding sequence ATGAATATACGTCCTGTTATCACAACTGATATAGCCTTATTGCAGGCTATTGGCAAACAAACTTTCTACGAAACCTTTGCTGAGACTAACACTCCAGAGGATATGGAGCAGTACCTCACTACAAGCTTTGCGACAAGCAAAGTACAGCAAGAACTATCAAATCCAGATTCTCTTTTCTTCTTTGCCGAAGAAGAAAATGAGGTGATAGGTTATTTGAAGCTCAATTTTGCCTCTGCTCAAACAGAACCACAAGACCCTAATGCAATGGAAATAGAACGTATCTATGTGTTAAAAGAATTTCACGGCAGTGGGGTAGGTCAAGCGCTTTATCAAAAAGCTATTGAAGTAGCTAAAGAGCGAAAAGTATCTTATGTGTGGTTAGGTGTATGGGAGAAGAACGAGAGAGCTTTGCGTTTTTACCAAAAAAATGGATTTGTAGCTTTTGATACCCACACCTTCGTCTTAGGCTCTGATGCTCAAACCGATATTTTAATGAAACTGTCGATGTTTTAA